The genomic window CAATATCAAGACAAACGTTAGAGGTGAGTTTGAGTTTGACGAGCCGGGCAAGCGAATGAACGGTTTTTGTGATTTGATCCGTTACGCGGATGATTTTGTGTGCGTGGTACGGTATGCAAAAGAAGCGCACCGTATAGAACGGGGCTTACAAAACCGATTCACCCAGTATGGACTGGAGATTCATTTGACGAAGAGCCGGAACATAAGTTTTGGACGGTTTGAACGGGAGAACGCCAGGAGCCAGAAACGCCGCGCCAATA from candidate division KSB1 bacterium includes these protein-coding regions:
- a CDS encoding reverse transcriptase domain-containing protein, with amino-acid sequence MNGFCDLIRYADDFVCVVRYAKEAHRIERGLQNRFTQYGLEIHLTKSRNISFGRFERENARSQKRRANTFDFLGFTHYCDWSRRGYFKVGRKTSRKKYTAKCKEMNAWLKSIRN